A single genomic interval of Deinococcus betulae harbors:
- a CDS encoding AAA family ATPase has protein sequence MFVKDVTSPSEYQAALAILPGDIRELVEPRIHLVEEITLDLEQHLSIKMDGLRIEYPRTISLRDLKYVENRIGGKFREDGRLGLPGTLHRVSAEFDGEDLLSNITIRVARVIQGAAEILRPYITAAHGIAVIGPPAVGKTTLLRDIARIRAETLNRGLWVIDSSNEITGDGDVPHPLLRRMRRARVGDPDQQAPKLRRVIRNHGPEEILMDEVGYNGDVPLLVSASKNGLRVIATMHGKVLLDVMENPPLLPLLGITIDERTGEPKRRSAACFSLAIEVRGKGKYMVYENVNQAVDAMLAGEDPDGLQVGQWAPPLPQLLAAS, from the coding sequence ATGTTTGTCAAAGACGTCACCTCCCCCTCCGAGTACCAGGCCGCGCTGGCCATCCTGCCCGGCGACATTCGGGAGCTGGTCGAGCCCCGCATTCACCTGGTCGAGGAGATCACCCTGGACCTTGAGCAGCACCTCTCGATCAAGATGGACGGCCTGCGGATCGAGTACCCGCGGACCATCAGCCTGCGGGATTTGAAGTACGTGGAAAACCGGATTGGCGGGAAGTTCCGGGAAGATGGCCGCCTCGGGCTGCCGGGCACCCTGCACCGGGTGTCGGCCGAGTTTGACGGTGAGGATCTGCTGTCCAACATCACCATTCGGGTGGCGCGCGTGATTCAGGGCGCGGCCGAGATTCTGCGGCCGTACATCACGGCGGCCCACGGGATCGCCGTGATTGGCCCGCCGGCCGTCGGCAAGACCACGCTGCTGCGGGACATCGCCCGCATCCGCGCCGAAACCCTGAACCGGGGCCTGTGGGTCATTGACAGCAGCAACGAAATCACCGGGGACGGCGACGTGCCCCACCCCCTGCTGCGCCGCATGCGCCGGGCCAGAGTCGGTGATCCTGATCAGCAGGCCCCGAAGCTGCGGCGGGTGATTCGTAATCACGGTCCCGAAGAGATTCTGATGGACGAGGTGGGCTACAACGGCGACGTGCCCCTGCTGGTGTCCGCCTCGAAAAACGGCCTGCGGGTGATCGCCACCATGCACGGCAAGGTGCTTCTGGACGTCATGGAAAATCCGCCGCTGTTGCCCCTCCTGGGCATCACCATCGACGAGCGCACCGGCGAACCCAAGCGGCGCAGCGCGGCCTGTTTCAGCCTGGCCATCGAGGTGCGTGGCAAGGGGAAATACATGGTGTACGAGAACGTGAATCAAGCGGTGGACGCCATGCTGGCGGGCGAAGACCCGGACGGCCTTCAGGTCGGTCAATGGGCACCACCCCTGCCGCAGCTGCTGGCGGCCAGCTGA